The Lytechinus pictus isolate F3 Inbred chromosome 10, Lp3.0, whole genome shotgun sequence genome includes a window with the following:
- the LOC135155864 gene encoding fibropellin-1-like, giving the protein MNCSIVPCIVYNVQTSISFISEIILCASSPCLSGSTCIEESGQYVCLCAPGHEGTHCETETLECFSNPCLNGATCLDLIDGYECRCASGWIGPDCGTEIQECASNPCLNRAICAEMVDGYQCICFVGWTGDDCGTEVVECLSDPCLNGGTCLDFVNGYECRCNDGWTGRHCETDIMECLSIPCLNDGTCTDLLNGFTCQCNSGWTGPTCNEDIEECASNPCVNGATCIDLTNEYNCQCAPGWTGTACEVEVQECSSQPCQNDGTCLDLIDSYACLCAPGWMGNQCENDILECSSEPCLNGATCIELQDGYQCECSNHFRGTNCELGTYA; this is encoded by the coding sequence ATGAACTGTTCTATTGTTCCATGTATAGTTTACAATGTGCAGACCtccatttcatttatatcagAAATCATTCTATGCGCTAGTAGCCCATGCCTTAGTGGTAGCACCTGCATTGAGGAGTCTGGACAGTATGTCTGCCTCTGTGCACCGGGTCATGAAGGTACCCACTGTGAGACTGAAACCCTGGAGTGCTTTTCAAACCCTTGTCTAAATGGAGCGACTTGCTTGGACTTGATTGATGGTTATGAATGTAGATGTGCATCAGGATGGATAGGACCTGACTGTGGCACAGAGATACAGGAATGCGCAAGCAATCCTTGTTTGAATAGAGCAATATGTGCAGAAATGGTGGATGGCTACCAATGCATCTGCTTCGTTGGTTGGACAGGAGATGACTGCGGAACGGAAGTCGTAGAATGTCTCAGTGATCCCTGCTTGAATGGGGGAACCTGCCTGGATTTCGTGAATGGATACGAGTGTCGATGTAATGACGGATGGACAGGTAGGCATTGTGAAACTGACATCATGGAATGCCTAAGCATACCCTGTCTGAACGATGGGACATGTACCGATCTCCTCAATGGATTCACCTGTCAATGTAACAGCGGTTGGACTGGTCCCACTTGTAACGAGGACATTGAAGAATGTGCCAGTAACCCATGTGTTAATGGTGCCACTTGCATTGACCTGACTAATGAATACAACTGTCAGTGTGCCCCAGGATGGACTGGTACAGCCTGTGAGGTTGAAGTACAGGAATGTTCTAGCCAACCATGCCAAAATGATGGAACCTGTTTGGATTTGATTGATTCCTATGCTTGCCTGTGTGCTCCTGGTTGGATGGGGAATCAGTGCGAGAATGACATCTTGGAGTGCTCTAGTGAACCTTGTCTGAATGGAGCAACCTGTATAGAGCTCCAAGATGGCTACCAATGCGAATGCTCAAATCATTTCAGAGGAACCAACTGTGAATTGGGTACTTATGCATGA